The proteins below come from a single Malus sylvestris chromosome 3, drMalSylv7.2, whole genome shotgun sequence genomic window:
- the LOC126614421 gene encoding uncharacterized protein LOC126614421 codes for MNFFKSVFSDDPDPPYPESESPTTQPNPNRTGNTGGWNFGDLIKTLATKSESVIETYRRDLQEFGSGLKKEIEVAQGSLETVGHVIDKFGNTVLKGTAEIIAQGKDAILADDEADSSDAKDQSFSSQQGLNSKRYSRFDAQVRAIQGDPSTYCEEPEDLDDYEKWKSGFDLEEKGEEIGRLFKENGAMEGIYKSVVSNSVDHESFWCSYFYRVHKLRQAEEVRVNLVKRAISVEEDEELSWDFDDDEYDDNVSNVVSKENSGKSTEVAAEGSGKDGRVEDLRVGNEVGEKSSNNVGEGSSVSEETNVVLKKGDLAANSELVSKDSEQKIVMEESSPVGESQVVDQKKGSALELSGEKESKKKMQVEGDSGKKDLPLKSEEKAAVEGKKNGAAESGKDNETPEAEDLGWDEIEDLSSIDDKKVSHGGGSGSPTDKAELRKRLSTAAEEEEEDLSWDIEDDDDDVPAKT; via the coding sequence ATGAATTTCTTCAAATCCGTATTCTCCGACGACCCAGATCCCCCCTACCCCGAATCCGAATCCCCAACGACCCAACCCAATCCCAACCGTACCGGCAACACCGGCGGATGGAATTTCGGCGATCTGATCAAAACCCTAGCGACCAAATCCGAGTCGGTGATTGAGACATACCGCCGCGACCTGCAGGAATTCGGGTCGGGTCTGAAGAAAGAGATCGAGGTGGCTCAGGGGTCGTTGGAGACGGTGGGGCACGTCATCGACAAGTTCGGGAACACAGTGCTGAAAGGGACGGCCGAGATCATCGCTCAGGGCAAGGACGCGATCCTTGCCGACGACGAAGCGGATTCCTCCGATGCCAAAGATCAAAGCTTTAGCTCTCAGCAGGGCTTGAATTCGAAACGGTACAGTAGGTTTGACGCTCAGGTGCGTGCGATTCAGGGTGACCCTAGCACTTACTGCGAGGAGCCTGAGGATTTGGATGATTACGAAAAATGGAAATCTGGGTTTGATTTGGAGGAGAAAGGTGAAGAAATTGGGAGGCTTTTCAAAGAAAACGGAGCTATGGAGGGGATTTACAAAAGTGTTGTTTCGAATAGCGTTGATCACGAAAGCTTTTGGTGTAGTTACTTTTATAGGGTTCATAAGCTGAGGCAGGCTGAGGAAGTGAGAGTGAATCTCGTTAAGCGGGCGATTTCTGTTGAGGAGGATGAGGAGTTAAGTtgggattttgatgatgatgagtATGATGACAATGTGAGCAATGTGGTGTCGAAAGAGAATTCGGGGAAAAGTACTGAAGTAGCTGCTGAAGGTTCTGGTAAAGATGGGAGAGTTGAGGACTTGAGGGTTGGGAATGAGGTTGGAGAGAAGAGTTCCAATAATGTGGGAGAGGGGAGCAGTGTTAGTGAAGAGACTAATGTGGTGTTGAAGAAGGGCGATTTAGCCGCGAATAGCGAATTGGTCAGCAAAGATTCTGAGCAAAAGATTGTTATGGAAGAGAGCAGCCCTGTTGGggaatctcaagttgttgatcAGAAGAAGGGTAGTGCTTTGGAGTTGAGTGGCGAAAAGGAGTCCAAAAAGAAAATGCAGGTAGAAGGGGATTCCGGGAAGAAAGATTTACCATTGAAATCGGAGGAGAAAGCGGCAGTGGAAGGGAAGAAGAATGGGGCTGCTGAATCCGGTAAAGACAATGAAACGCCGGAGGCAGAAGACCTTGGGTGGGATGAGATTGAGGATCTTAGCAGCATTGATGATAAAAAAGTTAGCCATGGTGGTGGAAGTGGAAGTCCTACTGATAAAGCCGAGCTCCGAAAGCGGCTCAGTACTGcagctgaagaagaagaagaagatttaaGCTGGGATATTGaggatgacgatgatgatgtaCCAGCTAAAACTTGA
- the LOC126614420 gene encoding RNA demethylase ALKBH10B-like: MAMAVGPAASPTDGAAPVLGPAMMPMQAPVTVVSDQLAKDAIIGWYRGEFAAANAIIDALCGHLTQLSGGGGAEYASVFAAIHRRRINWIPVLQMQRHHSIADVMLELRNVGPKKVRVEDCVENGNVLRAEENCKSDEVKSCLDAEKDKDSDEKVAESNGIVAADEVAEEEASPDSEITDSGSQEAQLNSVNEEICSNHDECEERRTQIKLTKGFSAKELVRGRMVNVVKGLKLYEDIFTDTELCKLTDFVNDLHTAGLNGELSGETFILFNKQVKGNRRELIQFGVPIFGQIKEDTTNNIGPIPALLEDVIDHFVLWQLIPEYKRPNGCIINFFDEGEYSQPFLKPPHLDQPIATLLLSESAMAFGRTLLSDNDGNYKGPLMLSLKQGSLLVMRGNSADMSRHVMCPSPNRRVSITFFRVRVDSNQFQSPQTPTHNGAMTLWQPGMVSPYAVPDGAALNGYEAMDVMPKWGVLRAPVVMITPVRPMVMSPRKVPQSGTGVFLPWTRGSRKPAKHLPPRAQKGRLMALPSPAETHVADSTSEPGISV, from the exons ATGGCGATGGCGGTTGGGCCAGCTGCGTCGCCGACTGATGGAGCCGCCCCCGTGTTGGGACCCGCAATGATGCCGATGCAGGCTCCGGTGACTGTGGTATCTGACCAGCTGGCGAAGGACGCAATTATCGGGTGGTACAGAGGAGAGTTCGCGGCGGCAAATGCAATCATCGATGCCCTCTGCGGCCACCTGACTCAGCTTAGCGGGGGAGGAGGCGCCGAGTACGCCTCTGTTTTCGCAGCGATACATCGGAGAAGGATCAATTGGATCCCGGTGCTCCAGATGCAGAGGCACCACTCCATTGCCGATGTGATGCTGGAGCTGCGAAACGTCGGGCCGAAGAAGGTAAGGGTGGAAGACTGCGTGGAGAACGGCAACGTTTTGAGAGCAGAAGAAAATTGCAAGAGCGACGAGGTTAAGTCGTGTTTGGACGCCGAGAAAGACAAGGATAGTGACGAGAAGGTGGCGGAGAGTAATGGAATCGTCGCCGCCGATGAGGTTGCCGAAGAAGAGGCGTCGCCGGATAGCGAGATTACTGATTCAG GTTCACAAGAAGCGCAGCTCAATTCAGTAAACGAGGAGATATGCTCTAATCATGACGAGTGTGAGGAGCGTCGTACCCAGATCAAATTGACGAAAGGTTTCTCAGCAAAGGAGTTGGTCAGAGGGCGTATG GTGAATGTCGTGAAAGGGTTAAAGCTATACGAGGACATATTCACTGACACCGAACTCTGCAAATTGACTGACTTCGTAAATGATCTCCACACGGCTGGACTTAATGGAGAGCTCTCAG GCGAGACCTTCATTTTGTTCAACAAGCAGGTTAAGGGAAACAGGAGAGAGCTGATTCAGTTTGGCGTTCCAATTTTCGGGCAGATCAAGGAGGACACTACAA aCAATATAGGGCCGATTCCAGCTCTTCTCGAAGATGTGATTGATCATTTTGTACTATGGCAGTTAATTCCGGAGTATAAACGACCGAATGGTTGCATCATCAACTTCTTTGATGAG GGAGAATATTCACAGCCATTCCTGAAACCACCCCATTTGGACCAGCCCATCGCCACTCTTCTCCTCTCTGAATCAGCAATGGCTTTCGGGCGCACCCTTCTAAGCGATAATGATGGGAACTACAAGGGGCCGCTGATGCTATCGCTGAAACAAGG ATCCCTTTTAGTCATGAGGGGAAACAGTGCTGACATGTCACGACACGTGATGTGTCCATCTCCAAACAGAAGGGTGAGCATTACATTCTTCAGAGTCCGAGTAGACTCCAACCAGTTCCAGTCGCCCCAAACTCCAACCCACAATGGTGCCATGACTCTATGGCAACCCGGGATGGTGAGCCCATACGCGGTACCAGATGGAGCAGCTCTCAATGGTTATGAGGCAATGGATGTGATGCCCAAATGGGGTGTCCTTCGTGCTCCAGTAGTCATGATAACCCCCGTTCGTCCCATGGTAATGAGCCCTCGAAAAGTTCCTCAAAGTGGTACCGGGGTTTTCTTGCCCTGGACCAGGGGGTCAAGAAAACCAGCAAAGCATCTTCCACCTCGCGCCCAAAAGGGACGGCTTATGGCACTCCCTTCCCCAGCAGAAACACATGTGGCAGATTCCACTTCTGAGCCCGGCATCAGTGTCTAA